The genomic window TAAAAATCATTTTTTTCTATAATCCTGTCGTACATAAAATTATTATCAGAAAAAGTAGCAAGGCTATAACTCTTACCGTTATAAGCCGGCTTACCTGTTAGTGCAAAAATATATGCAATACGGGTAAGTTCTGTTTTGCGAGGCTCTTCCCAAAACAATTCACGGGCACGCTCATCCAAAATGGTGCCTATTGTTATTTGTGCGGCATTTGTTAACAGCGTTGCATTAGCTCGGCTTCTCACTACGTTTAAGTCGGCCATAGCCAATCCAAGCTCACCTTTCCAGTAATAAGCTTCTGCCCTAAGTAGATAGGTTTCTGCCAAACGGAATACGTACCAATCGGTATTTGTTCCGCGGGGTGGTGTCCAGTATGGGTCATTTGCTAACGCGTTGGTCGAATTGATGAAAACTTTATAATGTGGCCACCCAAACCAGTGACGAATGGTATCAAGTGCACCATTTGTGAAACGTTGTTTAATATTTGCATCCGAATACATTTGCAAAGGCTGACCATATAAGGCTCTATCCGCAGCATTTGTTGAGGTTTTCAATGCCGGGTTATTGTACACTAAATCTGTCATATCCATCCACATGCCTTTTGCATGTCGGTAATCGGTATTATCGGTCCAGATGTATTTTGTGCTGTAAGGCGTACCGCGGTATCGGCCAATTCCCCTACCGTACATTCTGGTCAGTGGAATTTCTGCGGTAACCAAATCCACAATTGCGGTCGCTCCTGATGGTGTTTTTACGTTTGCAAAATGCCAGGCAGGAACGGTGTTTCTCATCAGTTGTGAACCCAGGGCTGTAAAACCAGCAAAAGCTTCCCTATCAATCACTAAAAATAGTGCTTCCCTATTGGTAGTAAGCGATTTATTATCCATTCGGTGCAAATCCCAGACTACATTTTTTGTCAAATCAGAAGCGGTGCTTCCAAAGCGCGTGGTCATCATACCATATTTCCCACCAGAAATTACATTAGAAGCTGAAGCAATTGCATCATCAAATCTACCAAGTGCCAGATTTACTTTAGTTAGCAAATGGCTAACAGCACCTTTGGTTACATCCCCCTTATTGCCTCCATCGGTAACCCAGGTTTGGGCAAATTCAAGATCTGTTTTCATTTTGCCCAGGATTACTTCCCTTTTTGTGGAATAAAAATCTGCTTTTGGAAATTCCAGATCATTTAAAAGCAATGGTACATCGCCGAACTGATGAACAAGTCTGTAGTAATAATAAGCCCGGTAAAAATATGCTGATCCTAAAATCAGATTTTTTTCAGCTTGAGATGTATATGTTGGTTTATCAATGTTTGAAATGATTGTATTAGCTTGCCGTACCGCAACAAATTCATTATCCCAATACCAGCCTATTTTGTTGAAGTCATCGCTGTTAAGATTGGCATCCGGAGTGATCCTGGAAATTAAATCCTGAGCGGGTGTGTTTTTATCGGTTGTTCCATCCACAGCAACATCTGAAAAAATCGATTCCGTTAGTATTGGAGCAGAATCGCCAAAAAACTCTCTTCGCGTAGCCAATCCAAGACCATTAAGTGCGGCTTTCATAGCGGTAAGGTTGTTTAGATTTTCTGGTGCATAAGCGGAGAGTTGTTCTGAATCCAGATATGCTTTCTTACATCCAGCAAAGCCCAGTAATGCAGTGAAAGCAAATAGGATGGATATATTCTGATTTATTTTTTTCATTTTCATTTAAGTTATAAATTCACATTAAGACCTAAAGTATAGTATCTTGGCGTAGGACCATTATTTTGCGGATCCCAAAATGTCCATGTTGGTGCATAGTAGCCTGCATTATTTACATTGGCATAAATTTTAGCGCTTTTTACACGAAGTTTAGTAAGCAAATCTGATGGTACCGAATAAGATACTGCTACGGTGTTTAGGCGTATGAAAGAATTATCCCAATACACATTATAGCTTGTCCCACTGGATCCAGAATTTAGTCTGGCATAATCATTTATTGGGTTTGCGGGAGTCCAATATGGTAAAACATACGATGATGAGCGGGCAAATCCTACGCTACCAGGCTGGTTTTTTGCTGAATTGTATTGTTTAAGCTGCCCCCAGTTGGCAAGCAATTGAAATGAAAAATCAAAATTTTTGAAAATATTGAATTCATTTCTCATGGCGAAGAAATAGCGTGGTGTACGGTAACCTAAAAACTTTTTGTCATTATCAGAATAGGCATAATCTCCGTCAACATCTTCCAACTTAAAATCGCCGGGTTTAATGGCTGCTTTTGTAAATTTAGCGGCTTCGGCCATTTCACTTTGCTGCCATACACCCTGAATGTTATAATCCCATATGATGTCTATATCTTTACCTATAAACCATCCATTTCCAGGGTCGTCTGTTGGCAAGGCAAGGGCAACAATTTTATTTCTGTTGAAGGAAAAATTGAAATTGGTATTCCATTTAACAGGACCATTAATAAGATTTTTACTATTCAGGTTTAGTTCTCCTCCACGATTATTGATACGGGCAAGGTTGGAATAAACATTAGAATAGCCGCTAACATTCGGCAATGTCTGTCTAACTAATAAATCACTCGTTTTCTTGTTATAGGCATCAATAGAACCGCTAATGCGATCGTTAAGAATTGAAAAATCAAAACCGGCATTCATCGCGGTAGTTTCTTCCCACTTTAAGTCTGAATTGGCCATTTTCGCCCCAATCTGAACGGTGTTCACATCTGAGGCAGCACCACTACCATTTACAGTTTGGTATTTACCACTCGTTAACTGAGCAAGTGCAGCATATGGATCAACAGTTCCGTTATCAGGGTTACGTAAATCACGGTTACCATTAATACCATACGACAGACGAAGCTTCCCGTAGCTTAACCACTTCTGATTTTTCATGAACGCTTCATCTGTAAATACCCATGCTAATGCTGCTGCCGGGAATGTAGCGCGTTTGAAGTTTACGCCAAAAACGGAATAACCATCTCTACGAACCGAAAGGGTTAATATATAACGGCTCAATAAACTATAATTTATTCTTGCCATCAATGCATCTCCTGTATATACTTTATCTTCACTATTTGTTACAGGTTTGATACCGCTCGAAAGATTATGATAACTTAGCACATCACTGGGAACGAAGCCTTCATTTGAAGCTTGTGTCCACCAGGTCTGGTATTTTTCAGCATTTGCCAATAGTGTTACATCCAGGTTGTGAATGTTGGAGAAGGTTTTGTTCCATTTAAGTAAATTATCCACCTGCCAGTTGTATCGGGTTTCATTGGCTCGTGTTGCAGATCCTCCGGGAGTTACTACATCCGGGTTTCTGGAAGATCGATAATCGAATGTTCTATAGAAATCCAGACCTGGACTAAAATTCAGTTGATAGGTGATTCCGAAAGGCAATTTTACACGTCCATAAACGCTTGCAAAAATTGTATTCTGCTTATTCATGCGTTCATTGTATGTCATACTTAAAAAAGGATTTCTGGCATTTAAACCGCTATCATCTGTTGGAATGCGCCTTAATTGCCCATTTGAAAGGTATTTATCTCCATAAGGTGACAAGTTTAATATCTGAGCCCAATCTGCTTCGGTTGATCCATCCCCTGTTCTGGCTTCATCTCTATCGGCGAATTGGACGTTCATACCCAGGGTTAACCATTTGGCTGCTTCGCCTTCAAGATTTATCCTTCCTCTGATTGCGGTATAGTCACCACCTTCTATAACATTCTGGTTTTTCTGATAGTTTAAAGACATATAGTAGGAAATTTCCTGCTTCTTACCGCTTAAAGAAAGGGTATGATCCTGACGGAAACCAGTTCTAAAGATATCATCATACCAGTTAATTGTTTTTCCGGCCAGATAATTTGCCTTCTCATTTGCAACAAGGCCAAGTCTGTTGAGCCATAAATCAACAGGATCACCAGTTTGCCCATTCAACCATTGGGTGAGGTTAACGCCTTCGGGGAGACTTCTAGGATCGCTATACAAATATTCCGGGGTTGTGGCACCGCTCCGCAACACATCACCTCTCCATGACAAAAATGCTTCATCCTGGTAAGGCCGCATATTTTTAGCAACCTGGGCAAGACCAACATTGGTATTAAGAGTAATGGTTGGAGAATCACCTCTTCCTTTTTTTGTCGTTATCGCAATAACACCTGTTGCCGCTTTAGCTCCGTAAACCGCAAGAGAACTTGCGTCTTTTAAAACGTCTATTCCATCAATATCATTTGGATTAATATCAGCGAGCTGCCCATTGTAAATTACACCATCCAAGACAATAAGTGGTGAGGTTCCTGCACTTAAGGTCGACTTTCCCCTTACCAGTAAGTCTCCGCCACCCTTGGCACTTGAACTAAGACCAACAGACAATCCAGGAATATTACCTTTTAGTACATCTGCTATACTTTGTGGATTTTCATTTTCAAGCTGGGTTGCTTTTACGCTGGAAATGGCGCCGGTAGCATCCCGTTTTGTTGTGGTACCATAGCCTATTACGACAACATCTGTTAGGCTTTTGGATTCTTCAGTTAAAGTAACAGAAATGCTTGTTCTCTGGCCAACTGAAATCTCTTGCGTGGTGAATCCCACGGCAGAAAAAACAAGCGTTGCATTAGGCAGAACTGATATTAAAAAGCTTCCGTCAGCTCCGGAGGATACAGCAGTTTGAGCATTCTTCACTTTTACAGAAATGCCAGGCAGGCCTACCCCGGCTTTGTCTTTAATGGTTCCCTTCACAGCTATGCTTTGTCCAAAACACAGCGTAAATACAAAGCAAACCAATGCAATTAGTAAGGTAATGGTTTTTCTCATTTTATATTTGGTTTAGAATAATTGGATGATACAAACCTATTCTAAATATTTCATTTTCCAAACAAAAAAAATACATAACTATCTATTAAATAGACAGTTATATTAATTTATAATACGATATAGCAACAATGATATAGCTTCATAAAAGCACCCCATCGTTTCCATTTCAAGGATGCTTATTTTTGATTAATACGGCTGGGCAACATCCTTTATTCGTTATTTTTTTTCAGGATAATGAATGCTATACGGTTTTTCGAACGCTGATGCTTTATCAATTGGGCTGATCAATAAGCATAACTGGCTCATTTAATTTATTTGACTATAAATTAGAATTTATATACCGCATAAGGAGTGAGGTTGAAATTGTGGCAAGAAATATATGATCGGGTATTGTATTTAGGAGAGAGTGATAAATGAACACATTTTTCAGACCGCTTAGGCCAAGTAAACTTATTTCATTTTAAGCAAAATGTTAAAGCTGTCATTTATAGCAATGGGTTTTTAGATCTGCAATACAATCTTTAACTGCAGAATGGAAAAGAAGTAATTTTCTGATTCGAATGTATCAACTAAAACACCATTAAAAGTGGATGGTATGCTGCTTGCTGTAGCAATCAGCATGATTACACAATTGCCGGATCCAAAAGCAGCTTTCCCCAATCCCCGTCAGAATTTTTCTTAAGCAAAGCTTTTTTATCAAGCAAAAGCTTTTGCATTTTCGAATTATAGGTCCAGCAGGTGCTTTGGCGAATGTTTAAAATCTCAGATAACTTATAGGAAGAGATGGTACCCTTAGAGGTATAGATCAGAATAAACATGTACAATGCCTTGTTTATGGGGATTTTTGAATTTTGCAGGATGGTATGGGCAATTGCTGATTCATCATAACCGCACTTGGTACATCTTCTACTGAATGAGGTTTGACCTGTAGAGTGTTGCGTGTTCTGACACCTCCTGCAGGCATATCCATGACTCCATTTCAGTTCGGAAAGGTATCTAAAACAACTATCCTTATCTGGATATATCCTGCTGAATTCCTCAAAATCCAACCCCTTTTGCATCACTCTTGCGCGGGTAACTTTCTCTATATTAAGATGAAGTTCAGAAATATCTTTTTTCAGCAAATGGTTCATCACTGAGATCTCTGCATTTTGTCTTTCGATGGTTATGGTCTTTTGCTGAATCTCCTGAGTACGTTCATTGACAAGAACCTGCAGTTGTTCATTTAGGGTTTGGTGTAAGTCATCATTTATTCTCAGCTGTTCAATAATCCTTTTTTGTACCCTGCTTTTTTTCTTTCTGAGTGTACGTATCGCATTTCCTATCGCGAAGGAAACCAATATCATTTCAATAATAAAGCAGATACTTAGACTGTAATAGCTAAGGGTGCCATAAGGAACCCACTTCAAAAGCAGTAAGATCTTGAGCAGAAAACCTGCAACCAGAAATCCATAACCAAAAACTAAAAATCTCGCAGGCCTATAGCCCGATGAGAGTACAGCAATTCCGGCGCTGAAAGCAACAAGCAAAGGAATAAATTCAATGATCTTGAAATTAAATAATGGGGTATAAATCAGGCAAGCGATAAAGAAGATGCCTCTTAAAAGAATGGTAATTAACACCAACTTATAAAACAACGGTGATTTTGACTTGAGATATAAGAAATTACTGGTAAATAATAAACCGAAAATGCTACTCAAAAAAAGCGAAACGCCAAATCCATAAACATTGATATGAGGATTGGTAGGCCAGAGATATTGGAAGGCTATACCATCATTACACATTTCATACATACCGATACTCAGGTTATACAGCACATAAAACAGATACTGTTTACCCTTTACAGCGAAGTACATCAAAAGGTTATACAGGCAAAATACCGCTATCATTCCATAAAAAAGTCCAAATAACAAATATTCTCCCAGAGCGTAGCTGACAAACCATCTCAGATCTCGCAAGACAATAATCGTGCTTACTGAATGCGGTGATTTGATCCGGAGATAATAAGTGAAGACTTGATCAGTATGGTTATTTAAATCATATATGAAATTTTTATGGTCGTATCCTCTATTAGAAAAATCATAATTAGTGCCATAATAATTTGCCTTATAGTTACCCGATCCATCAGGTGCATATAAGGTCAGCTCGCTTATTGACTGATCAAAAAACTCAAGTATCCATTGTTTTGAGCTCTCCTGATTATGTCTGATCTTAAACCGATACCAATAAGCTGACCCTGCATTATCATTTTTAGGGATTCTTAAAGTATTCGAACGGAATCTATGCTGAAATTCTTCACTTATTATCTGTCTAATATTCAATGTAGCTTTAGGATCTTCCAAAACATCAATCTGACCAAACGAAAGCATTGTATGTGGCGAATTATCCTGGATTTGTATAATTTGCTGCGCCTGAGTCGTTTGAGCGAAGCATATTAATAATGTGAACAACGCGGGTATCCGTATAATGCTACTGTAAATGATACTACTAAAGAAATTAATTACACGATACAAGCGGGCGGACGACATCTGTTACATTAATGGTTAGAATAGTCCTAAAATATCAAAACATTATTTCAAGTCCAAACTTTCTGCTCGAATTAATAGCCTATAATGATTTGTAAATATTAGGATAGCTATGGGGATTTACAGGTAGATTTCAAATAAAGCGTTAGAAGAAAAAAAATGGGACGAAAATCTTCTGAAAAGACCTCGTCCCAATGGGGTGGCGATTTGGTAAGTTGCCGACCGATTTTATTACTCAAATTGAGTATTTCGGTGAGAGTACCCCCTCTGTTTCGAGCCAAAATGGCCACCAATTTAATTACCGGATGATGCGCATCACCATAAAAAAATTGCTCTTCAGCACCGTAACCGAAATCAGGAAGTATTCAGGCATGGCCTGAAAGTAACCCGACTGCACACTTATATGTTAACCCGAACTGAACCCTTACATCGTGTTTTTGCAGACCAGCACGTTTTCATTTAGCTGTGTCTTCCACCCTCATAAAAATTATAGAATGCGATAAATACCGAAATGATTCCGAAATTTATCGGCATAAAAAGATTCATTTACAAACAATTAAATATTTAACCAATCAAACAGATGTTTAAGCAATGGTTTCTTTTGCTAAGACAATATGAGTTGTTCCTTCTCCATTTAATCTTTGTATTTTATTGAATCCTAAATCAGCTACATCAATTCCTGAAAAAAGATGCTCTCCGGAACCCAAAAAGATTGGCGAGAGTGCAAAATGCATTTCATCAATATAGCCAGCTTGTAAAAACTGTCGAATGGTTGAAACCCCACCTCCGATCCGTATGTCTTTTCCATCTGCTGTTTCTCTGGCCTTTTCGATTGCTGCCTCAATTCCGCCGGTAATAAAATGAAAGACTGTGCCCCCTTTCATCTCAATCGGTTTTCTTTCATAATGTGTCAATACAAATACAGGAACATGATACGGTGGTTCCTCACCCCACCAGCCTTTCCATTCATCATCCGTCCAGTCCCCGCGGATCGGCCCAAACATATTCCGTCCCATGATCCAAGCACCTATGTTTTCAAATGATCGCTCAATAAAGTCATTATCTGTTCCTTCCGATCCATCATTACGGCCAATCATTTTTCCAAATGCCTTTGTTGGAAACATCCAGTTGTGAACTTCCGTACCTCTTAAACCCAAAGGATCCTTTATACTTTGAGAAGGACCGGCTCCATATCCATCTAATGAGATAGAAAAGCACATCACCTTTATTTTACTTTTTTTGATTTTTTGTTTGTCTAAGTTTTCCATTGGTTTTAAATAGCTGTTATTTATCAAATATACCGGAATAATACTATAACGGTAAGGTATCCTACGGACAAGTTTGGGGTTGATTTGCGACACCAATAAAAGTAATGAACCAACCATGACTTCTGGTCCGGAAGATTCAATACGCTGCTTTTTAAATACGTTGCCATAATTTTTGTTTTTTATTGAAAAAATGTTGTTCTAAAAAGGATTTCTGTTTATACCGTTATGTTTAAATGCATACTCAAACCTAGCAGCTTAGCAGCATTGGCACCCCATTTTGAGCTAAAATGAGCTAAAATGAGCTAAAATGGGCTGAATACGACAGTTATTGAGCTAAAATGAGCCATTATAATTGTGGCAGGCGGCGCAAAACCTGGGCATTGTGGCGGCCCAATACCATTAAGTTAAACCATCCGGCAAGAAAAATAATTTAACCACAGATAGAAAGGATGCACACAGATATAAAAATCTGTGTTTATCTGTGCGCATCTGTGGTTAAAAATTCTTAACTTAATTACATTAGGTGGCGCCCTGCTTAAGGGCAGCATAACCATCGGCGGTGGTGCCATTCTGCGAAAGCAAGCTCCGGCGTTACCTTTTAGGTAGAGAAAAGGTAACGCAGGGGTAACCCTGGGGTAACCTTGGGGTTAACTTGGTAGCAACAAAGGGTACAGAACGGGTAATGCAGGGGTAATTAAATACGGCCCTTTTGCTGGCTTTCCAGGTAGGCCACCAGTAAATCTTTCGCGTAAAAGCGATCGCTACCAGGTTTTTTATAGAGCTTTAACGTGCCATCTTTTACCTTGTGTTTGTAGGTGGACCTTAAAAAATCATTCCTTGATTTGCTTACAAGCTTCAGGGGTTTGCATACATTCACACAATTTGGCTTACCGACCTTTGGGTTATGGAAATGAAACAAATAGCATTGGGCAGCCAGGGTTTGGTTGTGCCTGTGATCGGCCTTGGCTGTATGGGCATGACGGGTTTTGAAAAGGGGCATATGTATGGTCCTGCGGATGAGCAGGAAGCCATCGCAACGATTCAGCGTTCGCTTGAGTTAGGCGGTAATTTTTTAGATACTGCCGATCTGTACGGCCCCCTGAAGAACGAGCAGTTGATCGCTAAAGCGATCAGTGGTAAACGTGACCAGTATATTCTGGCCAGCAAGTTTGGCTGGGAGATCGATGATGACAATAAGGTAACCTGGGCAATTAATGGCAGGAAAGATTACGTAAAGAAGTCTTTGGAGCGTTCGCTCAAAAATCTGAATACAGATTATATCGATCTGTATTACCTGCACCGCCTGGATAAAAATACGCCGATCGAGGAAACGGTTGAGGCAATGGCTGAGCTGGTTCAGGAAGGTAAAATTGGTTATATTGGTTTGTCGGAAGTTTCGTCTGAGACCGTTAAGCGGGCGCATGCGGTGCACCCGATTACTGCCGTACAGAGCGAGTACTCTTTGTTCGAGCGGACGGTTGAAGAACGTGGGGTTTTGGCAACCTTAAAAGAACTGGGTATTGGTTTTGTAGCCTACTCACCGCTAGGCCGTGGGTTCTTATCGGGACAGATCAAAAGCATAGATGACCTGCCTGAAAATGATTTCCGCAGGGCAATCCCGCGTTTCCAGGGTGCGCACTTCGACAAGAATATTGAATTGGTGAAAGCTATCGAAGTAATGGCTGAAGCCAAACAGATCACTTCCTCGCAATTGGCTTTGGCCTGGATTATAAGCAAAGGCATCCTGCCGATCCCTGGAACGAAACGCCGGAAGTACCTGGAGCAAAACATTGCGGCAACAACTATTGAATTAACACGGGCAGATCTATCACAACTGGAGCGCATTGTACCTTTAGGTACGGATACCGGTGCGCCTTATGATGAGTTTAGTATGGGCTTAATTGATTAATTTTGTTTTATGAACGCCATCAACTCCATATCGGAATTTCACCGTTTGCTGTCCTTAACAGAACCCCGCCACCCACTGGTGAGCGTGATCAATTTGGCAGAAAGTATTTTTTTGGAAGACGAGATCTGGAAAGGCTTCGTTAACCGCTTTTATTGCGTGGCACTCAAACGCGAAGCCAGAGGCAAAATCAGGTACGGACAACAGCATTATGATTACGATAAAGGAGTATTGAGTTTTACCGCGCCTAACCAAGTGCAACAACTGGACCTGCAGAATATGGAATGCGGGTCTGGTTATCTCCTGATATTTCACCCAGACTTCCTGTTACAGCATACACTGGCGAACAGCATTCATCACTACGGTTTTTTCGATTACGCGGTTAACGAAGCGCTGCACCTGTCGGCCGAGGAAGAAGATGACCTGATCACGATTCTCCATAAAATAGATAAGGAGTGCCAGCACATCGATAAGCATACCCAAGAGATCATACTTACACAAATCGAGAGCCTGCTAAAGTACTCCAACCGTTTTTATGAGCGGCAGTTTCTGACCCGCAAGAATAATAATTCAGCACTGCTGGCCAGGTTCGAGCAGTTGATTGATGACTACTTTAAAGGCGAGGTACAGGGTTTGCTCACCGTACAACATGTTGCTGCGCAGATGAACCTCTCGCCGAATTACCTGAGTGACCTGCTACGGGTACATACCGGGCAGAACACACAGCAGCATATTCATGAAAAACTGATCGCGAAAGCTAAAGAAAAACTTTCCACAACTAGTCTGTCGGTCAGCGAGATCGCCTATACCCTGGGCTTTGAACACGCGCAATCCTTTAGCACACTTTTCAAAAAGAAGACGAATTTATCGCCGCTGGAATTTCGTCAGACTTTTAGCTGATTACTGGGACAAACGGTGTTCAGAAAATATTCTTCGCTGAAATATTTACCATAGCCCCGTCTGGGTCGATTAGCGCTTGGCGATGCATTCTATCAATCAATAGTATTATCCTTCTTCCACTTTTGAAAACAAGCATTGCCCTGGGATTGTTGTATATAAAACACAAAACCTTATGGACAACTTTACCGTAACCCTTAGT from Flavobacterium sp. W4I14 includes these protein-coding regions:
- a CDS encoding aryl-alcohol dehydrogenase-like predicted oxidoreductase (product_source=COG0667; cath_funfam=3.20.20.100; cog=COG0667; pfam=PF00248; superfamily=51430); translation: MEMKQIALGSQGLVVPVIGLGCMGMTGFEKGHMYGPADEQEAIATIQRSLELGGNFLDTADLYGPLKNEQLIAKAISGKRDQYILASKFGWEIDDDNKVTWAINGRKDYVKKSLERSLKNLNTDYIDLYYLHRLDKNTPIEETVEAMAELVQEGKIGYIGLSEVSSETVKRAHAVHPITAVQSEYSLFERTVEERGVLATLKELGIGFVAYSPLGRGFLSGQIKSIDDLPENDFRRAIPRFQGAHFDKNIELVKAIEVMAEAKQITSSQLALAWIISKGILPIPGTKRRKYLEQNIAATTIELTRADLSQLERIVPLGTDTGAPYDEFSMGLID
- a CDS encoding hypothetical protein (product_source=Hypo-rule applied; ko=KO:K21572; pfam=PF07980; smart=SM00028; superfamily=48452), which translates into the protein MKMKKINQNISILFAFTALLGFAGCKKAYLDSEQLSAYAPENLNNLTAMKAALNGLGLATRREFFGDSAPILTESIFSDVAVDGTTDKNTPAQDLISRITPDANLNSDDFNKIGWYWDNEFVAVRQANTIISNIDKPTYTSQAEKNLILGSAYFYRAYYYYRLVHQFGDVPLLLNDLEFPKADFYSTKREVILGKMKTDLEFAQTWVTDGGNKGDVTKGAVSHLLTKVNLALGRFDDAIASASNVISGGKYGMMTTRFGSTASDLTKNVVWDLHRMDNKSLTTNREALFLVIDREAFAGFTALGSQLMRNTVPAWHFANVKTPSGATAIVDLVTAEIPLTRMYGRGIGRYRGTPYSTKYIWTDNTDYRHAKGMWMDMTDLVYNNPALKTSTNAADRALYGQPLQMYSDANIKQRFTNGALDTIRHWFGWPHYKVFINSTNALANDPYWTPPRGTNTDWYVFRLAETYLLRAEAYYWKGELGLAMADLNVVRSRANATLLTNAAQITIGTILDERARELFWEEPRKTELTRIAYIFALTGKPAYNGKSYSLATFSDNNFMYDRIIEKNDFYKNQVPTLQGVNYKIAPYHVLWPVPASAQRFNTEGRINQNKGYAGYDQNVPALDKLP
- a CDS encoding TonB-linked SusC/RagA family outer membrane protein (product_source=TIGR04056; cath_funfam=2.170.130.10,2.60.40.1120; cog=COG4206; ko=KO:K21573; pfam=PF00593,PF07715,PF13715; superfamily=49464,56935; tigrfam=TIGR04056; transmembrane_helix_parts=Inside_1_6,TMhelix_7_26,Outside_27_1028); amino-acid sequence: MRKTITLLIALVCFVFTLCFGQSIAVKGTIKDKAGVGLPGISVKVKNAQTAVSSGADGSFLISVLPNATLVFSAVGFTTQEISVGQRTSISVTLTEESKSLTDVVVIGYGTTTKRDATGAISSVKATQLENENPQSIADVLKGNIPGLSVGLSSSAKGGGDLLVRGKSTLSAGTSPLIVLDGVIYNGQLADINPNDIDGIDVLKDASSLAVYGAKAATGVIAITTKKGRGDSPTITLNTNVGLAQVAKNMRPYQDEAFLSWRGDVLRSGATTPEYLYSDPRSLPEGVNLTQWLNGQTGDPVDLWLNRLGLVANEKANYLAGKTINWYDDIFRTGFRQDHTLSLSGKKQEISYYMSLNYQKNQNVIEGGDYTAIRGRINLEGEAAKWLTLGMNVQFADRDEARTGDGSTEADWAQILNLSPYGDKYLSNGQLRRIPTDDSGLNARNPFLSMTYNERMNKQNTIFASVYGRVKLPFGITYQLNFSPGLDFYRTFDYRSSRNPDVVTPGGSATRANETRYNWQVDNLLKWNKTFSNIHNLDVTLLANAEKYQTWWTQASNEGFVPSDVLSYHNLSSGIKPVTNSEDKVYTGDALMARINYSLLSRYILTLSVRRDGYSVFGVNFKRATFPAAALAWVFTDEAFMKNQKWLSYGKLRLSYGINGNRDLRNPDNGTVDPYAALAQLTSGKYQTVNGSGAASDVNTVQIGAKMANSDLKWEETTAMNAGFDFSILNDRISGSIDAYNKKTSDLLVRQTLPNVSGYSNVYSNLARINNRGGELNLNSKNLINGPVKWNTNFNFSFNRNKIVALALPTDDPGNGWFIGKDIDIIWDYNIQGVWQQSEMAEAAKFTKAAIKPGDFKLEDVDGDYAYSDNDKKFLGYRTPRYFFAMRNEFNIFKNFDFSFQLLANWGQLKQYNSAKNQPGSVGFARSSSYVLPYWTPANPINDYARLNSGSSGTSYNVYWDNSFIRLNTVAVSYSVPSDLLTKLRVKSAKIYANVNNAGYYAPTWTFWDPQNNGPTPRYYTLGLNVNL
- a CDS encoding hypothetical protein (product_source=Hypo-rule applied; ko=KO:K20971; pfam=PF07695,PF07696; superfamily=46785,54928,57783; transmembrane_helix_parts=Outside_1_9,TMhelix_10_32,Inside_33_204,TMhelix_205_227,Outside_228_267,TMhelix_268_290,Inside_291_301,TMhelix_302_324,Outside_325_327,TMhelix_328_345,Inside_346_351,TMhelix_352_374,Outside_375_383,TMhelix_384_406,Inside_407_634) encodes the protein MSSARLYRVINFFSSIIYSSIIRIPALFTLLICFAQTTQAQQIIQIQDNSPHTMLSFGQIDVLEDPKATLNIRQIISEEFQHRFRSNTLRIPKNDNAGSAYWYRFKIRHNQESSKQWILEFFDQSISELTLYAPDGSGNYKANYYGTNYDFSNRGYDHKNFIYDLNNHTDQVFTYYLRIKSPHSVSTIIVLRDLRWFVSYALGEYLLFGLFYGMIAVFCLYNLLMYFAVKGKQYLFYVLYNLSIGMYEMCNDGIAFQYLWPTNPHINVYGFGVSLFLSSIFGLLFTSNFLYLKSKSPLFYKLVLITILLRGIFFIACLIYTPLFNFKIIEFIPLLVAFSAGIAVLSSGYRPARFLVFGYGFLVAGFLLKILLLLKWVPYGTLSYYSLSICFIIEMILVSFAIGNAIRTLRKKKSRVQKRIIEQLRINDDLHQTLNEQLQVLVNERTQEIQQKTITIERQNAEISVMNHLLKKDISELHLNIEKVTRARVMQKGLDFEEFSRIYPDKDSCFRYLSELKWSHGYACRRCQNTQHSTGQTSFSRRCTKCGYDESAIAHTILQNSKIPINKALYMFILIYTSKGTISSYKLSEILNIRQSTCWTYNSKMQKLLLDKKALLKKNSDGDWGKLLLDPAIV
- a CDS encoding dihydrofolate reductase (product_source=COG0262; cog=COG0262; pfam=PF01872; superfamily=53597) encodes the protein MVGSLLLLVSQINPKLVRRIPYRYSIIPVYLINNSYLKPMENLDKQKIKKSKIKVMCFSISLDGYGAGPSQSIKDPLGLRGTEVHNWMFPTKAFGKMIGRNDGSEGTDNDFIERSFENIGAWIMGRNMFGPIRGDWTDDEWKGWWGEEPPYHVPVFVLTHYERKPIEMKGGTVFHFITGGIEAAIEKARETADGKDIRIGGGVSTIRQFLQAGYIDEMHFALSPIFLGSGEHLFSGIDVADLGFNKIQRLNGEGTTHIVLAKETIA